The sequence CCTTATTACTTTACGACAAATTGCTTTTGAAAAGTAAATAAGCAAAATTGCTTTTGCGAAATTACTAATGTTTTATAATTCGGATGATTTGAGGCTTCTCACCAACAATCTCAAGAAAGTATAATCCATTTTTAAAATCAGAAATGTTCACTTCGTTTAATGTCTGACCAGATAAGCGAATTTTTCCACTTAAGTCATACACATTATAGGTAAATACTGACTGAGATTCTGTCGTATGAATTAAACCTGTAGTTGGATTTGGATAAAATTGAAAAGCACTTTTTTCAGTATCATTGGCTTTTATTGATGTTGAATTACTTAATACGGTAATTGTTCCGACCATGCCAAAAGAAATTGCATGAGGTGTACATTCATACTCATATAGTCCAGCAACTGTAGGGACATATTGAAAAAAAGTATCAGCAGGAGCTTGCCATATTTGATCAAAAGTAGCTGCTCCTGCAGGAATATTTGTTGAAGTAATGGTATGAACCATAGAAGGAACATCCAGCGGGAGCCATTGAACAGTATCACCCAGTTGAATGCTAATGTCTGATGAGAAATTAGCATGACTAACAAACTGGGCATATCCATCCCAAACTTTTACAATATGTATTGTTGCTTTGGATGAATAGGTGATAATCAAAATGCTTAATATGATAATTATTTTTTTTAATGAAAAAAATATTTTCTTGTATTTCATAAAACAGTCAATTTATT is a genomic window of Bacteroidota bacterium containing:
- a CDS encoding T9SS type A sorting domain-containing protein, yielding MKYKKIFFSLKKIIIILSILIITYSSKATIHIVKVWDGYAQFVSHANFSSDISIQLGDTVQWLPLDVPSMVHTITSTNIPAGAATFDQIWQAPADTFFQYVPTVAGLYEYECTPHAISFGMVGTITVLSNSTSIKANDTEKSAFQFYPNPTTGLIHTTESQSVFTYNVYDLSGKIRLSGQTLNEVNISDFKNGLYFLEIVGEKPQIIRIIKH